A window of Synergistaceae bacterium genomic DNA:
TTCAAAGAAGAGTTAACCGGCCCCGAATATATGCATAGATTCATTAAGCAGGCTCAAGAAATAGGCGTAGAATTTCGCACTAACACAATGGTATTTCAGATTGACAAAGATAATAATATCGTCTGGACAATGAATAAAGAAAGAGGCATAGAATCACTAAATCCCCGCGCAATAGTCTTAACAATGGGATGTCGTGAAAGACCTTTAGGCGCAATCAGAATCCCCGGGACTCGTCCTTCAGGAATCTACACGGCGGGAACTGCTCAAAGATTCGTAAACATGGAAGGATTCATGCCGGGTAAACGCGCAGTAATTCTCGGTTCGGGCGATATAGGCTTGATAATGGCCCGCCGTATGATATGGGAGGGCGCAGAAGTTGAAGGAGTCTACGAGGTCATGTCTTGGCCGGGCGGTTTGAGGCGGAATATTGCGCAGTGTCTTGATGATTACGGGATTCCATTTCACTTAAAGACTACTGTTACAAGAATACACGGACGAGACAGACTCGAGGGCGTTACAGTTGCTGAAGTTGACGAAAAAATGACTCCCATAAAAGGCACAGAAAGATTTATAGAGTGTGATACTTTATTATTAGCGATCGGCTTAATTCCTGAGAATGAATTATCACGAATGGCAGGAATAAATATTCACCCTGTAACAGGCGGTCCCGTAGTAAATGACTTATTGCAGACTACGAATCCGAGTATATTTGCGGCCGGAAATGTCGTTATAGTTTATGATTTAGTTGACAACGTGAGCGACGAGGGACTACTCGCCGGGAAGAATGCAGCAAGATTCGCAGCTGGTCAAATTTCACGCACTATTAAGCAAATTCCCGTAAAGGGCGGCGAAAATGTTAGACTCTTCTCACCTCAATTTGTTACAGGAGAGACTGACACGACAATTTTTATGCGGGTAACTCATCCGATTGAGCAGGCCTGCAAAGTTTTCGCAAGTAATGATTTATACTCTCAAAGACTGCGCTATGCAAGACCGGGCGAAATGAACGAGGTAAAAATCAAAGCCGAACAGATAAAAGCACTCCCCGATTTACAGGAAATTATTATAGACATTCAGGCAATATAACGAGGTGATTAATTTATGAGCGAGATTAAAAAATTTATTTGCGTGTCTTGTCCATTAGGGTGCGGCTTGAGCGTGAGTCTTGATGATTCGGGTGAAGTCTTGAAAGTTGAAGGGAATTCATGTCCACGCGGTGAGAGTTATGCAAGATCCGAAGTGAAGGACCCCCGGCGAGTCTTTGCGTCAACAGTCAGAGTTAAAGGCGGTAAGCTGCCCGTTTGTCCTATAAGAAGTAAGACTCCAGCTCCTAAGGGCAAATTATTCGATATAGCAAAGGAAGTCGCAAAACTTGATGTAACAGCTCCCGTGAAAATCGGCCAAGTATTAATTCATAACGTATGCGGGACTGATGTAGACATTGTAGCAAGTCGGGATTTAGCGGCCTTGTAAAAATTTGTCCCCGGTTTAAATGCCGGGGATTTTATTTATGGCATGATTGACGCTCTAATTTCGTCGCGATGCTGCTTGAGTATTTCCGGCTTGAAGTGCATATTATCTAAGTACCAGTCTTTAGGATAATAATTAATTCTTTGCATAAAATCGCCAAATAAATCATTCAAGTTATAATTATTTATATCCTGCTGTAAATCTTCCCAGCCGTAATTTTTCTCAATATCAGCTGTAGGAATAGGCCGAACTAAAAATTTTACGTCATATTTCTTGCAAAGCTCGCGAATTTTTTCAAGATATATTATTGCTGTTCGTGATAATCTGTGAGTGTATTTTTTCTCGGTTTTACGCTGGACGTGTGATAAATAGATTTTCATGAATAAATTATTATTGCGTAATATGCCCTTAATAAATTTATTCTCGACAAAGAACCGCCCGAATTTATAATCAAGCATGTCCTTTGTCTCTTGAGTAAGTAAATTAATATTATTATCATCAAGAAAGGGGATAATAAAATATGTATACGTGTAATTCAAATTCAAGTCATTAGCCAAATTTTCCGGTGCAATTATATAATATGCTTCTTTCGTCTGCGGGTTAT
This region includes:
- a CDS encoding DUF1667 domain-containing protein encodes the protein MSEIKKFICVSCPLGCGLSVSLDDSGEVLKVEGNSCPRGESYARSEVKDPRRVFASTVRVKGGKLPVCPIRSKTPAPKGKLFDIAKEVAKLDVTAPVKIGQVLIHNVCGTDVDIVASRDLAAL
- a CDS encoding FAD-dependent oxidoreductase — its product is MNNNNIDVLIIGAGPAGVAAGIGAKQEGAKNVVVIERDWDLGGILQQCIHPGFGLRTFKEELTGPEYMHRFIKQAQEIGVEFRTNTMVFQIDKDNNIVWTMNKERGIESLNPRAIVLTMGCRERPLGAIRIPGTRPSGIYTAGTAQRFVNMEGFMPGKRAVILGSGDIGLIMARRMIWEGAEVEGVYEVMSWPGGLRRNIAQCLDDYGIPFHLKTTVTRIHGRDRLEGVTVAEVDEKMTPIKGTERFIECDTLLLAIGLIPENELSRMAGINIHPVTGGPVVNDLLQTTNPSIFAAGNVVIVYDLVDNVSDEGLLAGKNAARFAAGQISRTIKQIPVKGGENVRLFSPQFVTGETDTTIFMRVTHPIEQACKVFASNDLYSQRLRYARPGEMNEVKIKAEQIKALPDLQEIIIDIQAI